A single region of the Granulicella aggregans genome encodes:
- a CDS encoding GntR family transcriptional regulator produces MKMWFAPGGEVPLYRQLGTQIVLAILSGDLKPGERLPSTRALARRFGIHPNTVSASYHQLEVENWVESRRGSGMYVNDRKPKAMTPEQVLDVHIAGFFRAVRELDLPMEAVRAQVARWLAAPPADHLLLIEADEKVAQIFVAELNALTSMDVRVIDPEECRANRNCLGGAVPLCRPSRKLMVQEAVGIGVELLVLPINSALTWLAPLVGATPGHLIAVVSHWPEFVETARTMLQAAGVAGDALLLIDANAPERMRGLAAASAILCDTYTASRLEVPKKVKRFVFPLLAESVKELLRPFEQAVMRDGGVVTPAKVS; encoded by the coding sequence ATGAAGATGTGGTTCGCCCCAGGCGGCGAGGTCCCGCTGTACCGGCAACTCGGGACACAGATCGTGCTTGCCATACTCTCAGGGGACCTGAAACCAGGCGAAAGGCTGCCAAGCACCCGTGCGTTGGCGCGACGATTCGGCATCCACCCCAACACGGTCAGTGCAAGCTATCACCAACTGGAGGTAGAGAACTGGGTGGAGTCGCGGCGCGGGTCGGGTATGTATGTGAACGACCGCAAACCGAAAGCGATGACGCCGGAACAGGTGCTCGATGTGCATATTGCCGGGTTCTTCCGCGCGGTGCGAGAGCTTGATTTGCCCATGGAGGCGGTACGGGCGCAGGTTGCTCGGTGGCTCGCAGCGCCGCCTGCGGACCATCTCCTGTTGATTGAGGCGGACGAGAAGGTTGCGCAGATCTTCGTGGCTGAACTGAACGCCCTTACCTCGATGGACGTGAGGGTGATCGACCCGGAAGAGTGCCGGGCCAACCGCAATTGCCTTGGGGGCGCGGTACCACTGTGCAGGCCGAGCCGCAAGCTGATGGTGCAGGAGGCGGTAGGAATCGGTGTGGAGCTTCTGGTACTGCCGATAAACTCGGCGCTGACTTGGCTGGCGCCGCTCGTGGGTGCGACGCCAGGCCATTTGATTGCAGTGGTCTCGCACTGGCCGGAGTTTGTGGAGACGGCACGGACGATGCTGCAGGCCGCCGGAGTTGCCGGAGACGCACTCCTGTTGATCGATGCGAATGCTCCGGAGCGCATGCGTGGGCTGGCGGCGGCGAGCGCGATTCTGTGCGATACCTACACGGCATCCCGGCTGGAAGTCCCAAAGAAGGTGAAGCGGTTTGTCTTTCCTCTGCTGGCGGAGTCGGTGAAGGAGCTTCTGCGGCCGTTTGAGCAGGCCGTGATGCGCGATGGCGGGGTTGTGACACCTGCGAAAGTGTCCTAA
- a CDS encoding protease pro-enzyme activation domain-containing protein, with amino-acid sequence MRPAVSQGKAQLAGSMPDDGKLNFSIILPLRNEADLDALLQRLYDPSSADYRKFLSVADFTEKFAPTAADYATVVAFAKANGLEVTGTPANRMVVPLKGTVAAINAALHVRMNLYQHPTENRVFFSPDREPSLALSVRVAHISGLNNFSVPKPMMHRAADGRMAADVTGSGPNGAYLAGDMRTAYYGGTQLTGAGQAVGLLEFGGYDLNDVKQTFSSVGTSYTVPINNVLLDGATGLSNGSDGEQVLDIVQAIGMAPGLSQVRVYIGSEDADILNSMASENIAKSLSCSWGWYPDDPGTDDVFFKEFAAQGQSFFVASGDYGAWDTELAPWVYPAEDANVTTVGGTHLTTVGAGGPWQAETSWNGPPYGSGGGISPDDIAIPSWQTGVVTAANGGSTTFRNAPDVAMEGDFDNYNCEEGVCAGDNAGTSFAAPRWAAFTALINQQAAEMGTAPAGGIGFLNPALYAIGSGTRYVNDFHDIVTGDNLTDGQPTWFNAGTGYDLVTGWGSPTGQNLINDLAGPQTLGFWLSASSSTIQVNPGGNGSTSISVVDAGGFTGKVQLAVTSALPTGVTAAWGTNPTTGSSVLTLTAASTAANTTTTLTITGTSGSISETTQITLAVHPPAFSLSASPDNLAVLAGSPTTASVIVTPLFGFTGSVALTASGLPAGVTATFGTNPTSGTALLTLQATSAAVAATSNVTITGQSGQLTATTIVPITVVKPTFKLANNGDVTLGVGTSASNIIYVENYYGFQGAVTLSVAGLPSGMSATFGTNPTTSGSYLTFTPSSTTPLGTSTVTVTGQSGSLSATTTFKVNVVAPSFTLTQLGTVQIGTGTTTTVPVYVNPMYGFTGAVNLAIAGLPSGVTASLTPNPTPGNSTLTLTASSTAATGMNAVTVTGTSGSLKATASMTLQVFVPTFTFSSNGPVSMAPGNSTTIPLFVNALYGFTGSVNLAVAGLPSGINAAISPNPTTGAASITLTASTATALGNSTLTVTGSSGTQSATTSIPLTVGLGSFTLSASESVALGVGSSAQESVYIYPGSGLTGGVTLSLAGLPGGVTASISPNPTTGYAVVNLVADSTAKPGNYTVTVNGTATNAKAASTTFALTVGAPSFTLSNYGQAQVGQGSSATTTIIMSPVNGFLGTAHLTVSGLPSGVTASFSPALVTGGSSTLTFTATSTATVGTSSVTVTGTSGSTTATTSFPLQVGVPTFTLSTGGVSISPGGTASDYVSVTRLFGFTGSATLSVSGLPAGVTGSFAPDVVTGSSQLNLTASGTAALGVSTVTVTGVSGSLKTTSTFLLTIAPGTFSLQADNGVAQFAPGTTFTSTVSVLWSTPAPAGNVALSISGLPAGVTATFSPASTSTTSVLTLIAASTAATANTNLTIIGTLGSTTTTTDFQIQIQPKSFLISGPSSDTVGQGQSVTSAIYITPVSGFTGTVNLSASGLPAGVTASFSPAATQTGSTLTMTASSTAALAGSVVTITGTSGSVTASTQFPLTVSSPAFNLVAGSTSLGLGTSAPVSVYVQGQNGFSGGVTLAVSGLPSGVTAAVSPNPTTSSATITLTASASASVGQYNAVVTGTSGKLTASSLLNITVAAPSFTLSSYGTVSLGQGASAQTNVQVSPVNGFTGSVQLSVTGLPSGISASFLPTPTNSNSTLTLTANSTAPLGQYNATLVGTYGTQIVSIPLNLSIYAPTFNLSTYQTATLTPGSSSQVSVGISSMYGFSSAVRLSASGLPAGVTATFSPSSATTQSTLTFTAATSAIPGESNVTVTGVSGTTTSTVVVPLTVAAPTFTLSSSGISLGIGSSTSATIYVSTNNGFTQPVQFAASGVPSGMTVAFSPNPGLGSTVMTVTAAKTLVAGQYLFTVTGTGGGQTATSQIQVDAGVPSFTLYGYNISVGAGYSSSEYISVSPTYGFSGAVQFSVTGLPAGVTASFSPSSSTSSTNMTLSTTTAVQPGQYSLNLVGISGTQVNTVPVMLTVLPPSFSLVNYDSPLVGQGNTVTTYVYVQSQAGFAGSVSFSISGLPSGVTAAFSPNPATNSSTLSLTASSTTPVGQYSAIVKGTSGALSATTQLTFTVGTPSFTLTAYGGGQIGAGTTGQQSIYENPAFGFTGSVQYSVSGLPAGVTGTFSPVTSTSGTSLALAVASTVQPGQYSYTVTGKSGSLVVSVPASILVVSPTFTLNVYGGASIGQGTSSTVEVYINQQNGFTGAVQLTVSGLPSGVTAAISPNPATGVSVLTLTASSAASLGQYTVTLLGVSGTQTASTTFTVGVYVPTFTLSNTQYSLNIAQGTSAGSYITINNLYGFTGQVQLSVSGLPAGVTAAFSANPTTSQSLLTLTASSTAALAQSTLTITGTSGTQTATTTLQLGIYAPTFSITGGTPVSLNQGSSTTDYLYINAPYGLTAPVQLALTGLPSGVTASISPNPTTYSSAVTLSAASNVVPGLYSITVSGTSGAQSATSSFTLYVPTVATTTTATINTASFPASSPGSVSVHVSCNSACGKVLYQEDGVNWATVTLDANGNYSSHGSLPNATPGQHTMTVTYLGNAQYAASTSNTVSFTILPPATTTTATINTASFPASAPGSVSVHVSCNSACGKVLYQEDGANWATVSLDANGNYSSHGTMPNTTLGPHTMIVTYLGSAQYAASTSNTVNFTIVQ; translated from the coding sequence CCGGCTCGGGGCCGAATGGGGCGTACCTGGCAGGCGATATGCGTACGGCGTATTACGGCGGTACGCAGTTGACCGGCGCGGGACAGGCAGTAGGCCTGCTGGAGTTTGGCGGCTATGACCTGAACGATGTGAAGCAAACCTTCAGCAGCGTGGGCACAAGCTACACGGTCCCTATCAACAATGTGCTGCTGGATGGTGCGACCGGTCTCTCGAATGGAAGTGACGGAGAGCAGGTACTGGACATCGTGCAGGCGATTGGAATGGCCCCGGGGCTAAGCCAAGTCCGGGTGTACATCGGCTCAGAAGACGCTGACATTCTCAACTCGATGGCGTCGGAGAACATCGCGAAGTCCCTGAGTTGCTCGTGGGGCTGGTATCCGGATGATCCCGGCACCGATGACGTCTTCTTCAAGGAGTTTGCGGCACAGGGACAAAGCTTCTTTGTGGCTTCGGGTGACTATGGCGCGTGGGACACTGAGCTTGCGCCATGGGTCTACCCAGCGGAAGACGCGAACGTGACGACGGTAGGCGGAACCCACCTGACGACGGTGGGTGCGGGCGGACCGTGGCAGGCAGAGACGTCCTGGAACGGCCCTCCCTATGGCAGCGGCGGTGGCATCAGCCCTGACGATATTGCGATTCCAAGCTGGCAGACGGGCGTGGTGACGGCAGCAAACGGGGGCTCGACAACATTCCGCAATGCTCCCGATGTCGCTATGGAGGGCGACTTCGACAATTACAACTGCGAAGAGGGCGTCTGCGCGGGAGACAATGCCGGTACGAGTTTCGCCGCACCACGGTGGGCGGCGTTCACCGCTCTGATCAATCAGCAGGCTGCGGAGATGGGGACCGCGCCTGCGGGCGGCATCGGCTTCTTGAATCCTGCGCTCTATGCGATTGGCAGCGGGACGCGATACGTAAACGACTTTCACGATATCGTTACTGGCGATAACCTTACTGACGGACAGCCAACCTGGTTCAATGCTGGGACGGGCTATGACCTGGTGACGGGATGGGGCAGCCCCACAGGCCAGAATCTGATTAACGATCTCGCCGGTCCGCAGACTCTCGGGTTCTGGCTCTCAGCGTCGTCTTCCACGATCCAGGTGAATCCGGGAGGAAATGGGTCTACGTCGATCAGCGTTGTGGATGCTGGAGGATTTACGGGCAAAGTGCAGCTCGCTGTGACGTCCGCATTGCCCACCGGAGTGACAGCGGCCTGGGGAACCAATCCAACGACCGGAAGCAGTGTTCTGACACTAACGGCGGCGAGCACGGCCGCCAACACGACGACGACGCTGACCATCACGGGAACCTCCGGCAGTATCAGCGAGACGACGCAGATTACCCTCGCAGTTCATCCGCCTGCGTTTTCTCTATCTGCTTCGCCGGATAATTTGGCGGTCCTTGCAGGAAGCCCAACGACAGCAAGCGTGATTGTGACACCGCTGTTTGGATTTACAGGCAGTGTGGCCCTTACGGCTTCTGGACTTCCTGCCGGGGTCACAGCGACGTTCGGGACCAACCCGACGAGTGGAACGGCACTCTTGACGCTTCAAGCCACCAGCGCTGCGGTGGCGGCCACCAGCAACGTCACCATCACGGGTCAATCCGGGCAGTTGACGGCGACAACGATCGTTCCGATCACGGTGGTGAAGCCTACATTCAAGCTCGCAAACAATGGAGATGTGACGCTCGGAGTTGGGACTTCGGCGAGCAATATCATCTACGTAGAAAATTACTACGGTTTTCAAGGAGCTGTGACTCTGTCGGTCGCGGGCCTGCCCAGCGGTATGTCTGCGACCTTCGGGACGAATCCGACCACATCGGGCTCTTATCTGACTTTTACCCCAAGCAGCACGACACCTCTGGGAACCAGCACGGTGACGGTGACGGGGCAGTCCGGCAGTCTTTCGGCGACGACGACGTTCAAGGTCAACGTCGTCGCTCCTAGCTTCACGCTGACGCAATTGGGCACCGTGCAGATTGGGACAGGAACGACGACGACGGTTCCTGTCTATGTGAATCCGATGTATGGATTTACGGGTGCAGTCAACCTTGCGATCGCCGGGCTGCCGAGCGGGGTGACGGCATCGCTGACTCCGAATCCGACTCCCGGGAACAGCACACTGACGCTGACAGCGAGCAGCACGGCAGCAACCGGCATGAACGCGGTGACAGTGACAGGTACCTCCGGTTCTCTGAAGGCGACGGCGAGCATGACGCTGCAGGTCTTCGTGCCGACGTTCACCTTTAGCAGCAACGGACCTGTAAGCATGGCTCCGGGCAACTCAACGACAATACCTCTCTTCGTGAATGCTTTGTATGGATTTACGGGGAGCGTCAACCTTGCAGTCGCCGGACTTCCGAGCGGAATTAATGCGGCGATCTCGCCAAATCCGACTACGGGCGCTGCTTCCATCACCTTGACTGCAAGCACAGCTACGGCGTTGGGGAATAGCACCTTAACAGTCACAGGAAGCTCGGGAACGCAGTCTGCGACGACGTCGATCCCATTGACGGTAGGTTTGGGAAGTTTCACCTTGTCTGCCTCTGAATCAGTCGCTTTAGGTGTGGGGAGTTCTGCCCAGGAATCGGTGTACATCTATCCAGGCTCCGGACTAACCGGTGGTGTGACGCTCTCTCTCGCGGGGCTTCCAGGCGGAGTGACCGCGTCCATCTCCCCCAACCCGACGACTGGTTATGCAGTCGTGAACCTGGTCGCCGACAGTACAGCCAAACCTGGGAACTATACCGTCACAGTTAACGGTACGGCGACGAACGCAAAGGCGGCTTCGACCACGTTTGCACTGACGGTGGGAGCGCCGAGCTTCACGCTTTCGAACTATGGCCAGGCGCAGGTGGGACAAGGATCGTCGGCGACCACCACCATCATCATGAGCCCAGTGAATGGGTTTCTCGGCACGGCTCATTTGACAGTCTCGGGTCTGCCAAGCGGCGTCACGGCGAGTTTTTCGCCTGCGCTGGTTACTGGCGGGTCGAGCACACTGACGTTTACGGCGACCAGCACGGCGACGGTAGGAACGAGTTCGGTCACCGTCACAGGAACTTCGGGCTCAACGACCGCGACGACATCTTTTCCGCTGCAGGTTGGGGTTCCGACTTTCACGCTGAGCACTGGAGGTGTGTCCATCAGTCCGGGAGGCACGGCCAGCGACTACGTTTCTGTGACCCGTCTATTTGGCTTTACAGGCAGCGCAACCCTCTCGGTGAGCGGGCTACCGGCTGGTGTGACCGGTTCTTTCGCTCCGGACGTGGTAACCGGGAGCTCCCAGCTAAATCTGACGGCGAGCGGCACGGCTGCGCTCGGGGTTTCGACGGTGACGGTCACGGGTGTTTCGGGATCGCTGAAGACAACGAGCACGTTCTTACTCACGATCGCTCCGGGCACTTTTTCTCTCCAGGCGGATAATGGAGTGGCACAGTTCGCGCCGGGAACGACGTTTACCAGCACCGTCTCGGTGCTATGGTCCACGCCGGCTCCAGCGGGTAATGTCGCGCTTAGCATCTCCGGATTGCCCGCAGGTGTGACCGCAACGTTCTCTCCGGCTTCAACGAGCACCACAAGCGTGCTGACGCTAATCGCTGCAAGCACTGCGGCAACGGCGAATACAAATCTGACGATTATCGGAACTCTGGGAAGTACGACAACGACAACAGACTTTCAGATCCAGATCCAGCCAAAGTCGTTCTTGATCTCAGGGCCATCCAGTGACACGGTTGGCCAGGGGCAGAGCGTAACTTCTGCGATTTACATTACGCCTGTCTCTGGCTTCACTGGGACAGTCAATCTGTCGGCCAGCGGACTTCCAGCCGGCGTTACGGCGTCGTTTTCACCGGCCGCCACGCAGACCGGATCCACGTTGACCATGACGGCCAGCAGCACTGCGGCGCTAGCTGGCAGCGTGGTTACGATCACGGGAACGTCCGGCTCGGTGACCGCATCGACCCAGTTTCCGCTTACAGTATCTTCGCCGGCGTTCAACCTCGTAGCCGGAAGCACATCGTTGGGGCTGGGGACATCGGCCCCGGTTTCGGTCTATGTCCAGGGACAGAACGGATTTTCTGGTGGCGTCACTCTCGCCGTCTCTGGGCTACCAAGTGGTGTCACTGCAGCAGTCTCGCCGAACCCAACCACTTCAAGCGCCACCATTACGTTGACGGCATCGGCGTCCGCAAGCGTTGGACAGTATAACGCGGTCGTTACCGGTACTTCTGGCAAGCTGACAGCGTCAAGTCTGCTGAACATCACGGTTGCCGCGCCGTCGTTCACACTTAGCAGCTACGGCACAGTTTCCTTGGGTCAAGGGGCGTCAGCGCAAACCAATGTTCAAGTCAGCCCTGTTAATGGATTTACCGGAAGCGTCCAGCTTTCGGTGACGGGACTTCCCAGCGGGATCAGCGCCTCCTTCCTGCCAACTCCCACGAACAGCAACAGCACGCTGACTTTGACGGCCAACAGCACAGCTCCCCTAGGGCAATATAACGCAACGCTTGTCGGTACTTACGGCACACAAATCGTGTCGATCCCACTGAACCTTTCGATCTACGCCCCAACATTCAACCTCTCGACCTATCAGACGGCAACTCTAACTCCTGGATCGAGCAGCCAGGTCTCTGTCGGGATCTCATCGATGTATGGCTTCAGCAGCGCGGTCCGTCTTAGCGCTTCAGGGCTGCCGGCTGGGGTCACTGCGACCTTCTCCCCTAGCTCTGCAACGACTCAGAGCACGCTCACGTTTACGGCTGCGACGTCTGCAATCCCGGGTGAGTCCAACGTCACAGTCACCGGCGTCTCCGGGACAACCACATCAACGGTCGTTGTGCCTCTTACCGTTGCGGCACCAACCTTCACCCTTTCGAGTTCAGGCATCTCTCTCGGTATCGGATCATCCACCAGCGCGACGATTTATGTATCAACGAACAATGGATTTACGCAACCTGTGCAATTCGCCGCATCGGGCGTGCCAAGCGGGATGACGGTTGCCTTCTCGCCGAATCCCGGATTAGGCAGCACGGTCATGACTGTGACTGCCGCGAAGACGCTTGTCGCCGGGCAGTACCTTTTTACCGTGACAGGCACTGGAGGAGGACAGACGGCGACCTCGCAGATCCAGGTCGATGCAGGGGTGCCATCTTTTACTCTTTACGGCTACAACATCTCCGTCGGCGCGGGATACTCCTCGAGTGAATATATCTCCGTATCTCCCACCTATGGCTTTAGCGGAGCGGTCCAGTTTTCTGTGACCGGACTACCGGCAGGTGTGACCGCGTCGTTCTCCCCGTCCTCCTCGACGAGTAGTACAAATATGACGCTGAGTACAACGACCGCCGTGCAGCCGGGGCAATATAGCTTGAATTTGGTGGGCATATCGGGTACGCAGGTCAACACGGTACCTGTGATGCTCACGGTGCTGCCACCGAGCTTTTCGCTCGTGAACTACGACTCTCCACTTGTGGGGCAGGGCAACACCGTTACGACCTATGTCTATGTGCAGAGCCAGGCCGGATTTGCGGGGAGCGTCAGTTTCTCCATCTCCGGCTTGCCGAGCGGCGTAACGGCAGCCTTTTCGCCAAATCCGGCGACGAATAGCAGTACCTTGAGCTTGACTGCGTCAAGCACAACGCCGGTTGGCCAGTACTCGGCGATAGTGAAGGGTACTTCAGGTGCCTTGAGCGCGACCACACAACTGACCTTTACGGTGGGCACACCATCTTTCACTCTTACAGCGTACGGCGGGGGACAGATCGGGGCGGGAACAACGGGGCAGCAATCCATCTATGAGAATCCTGCGTTCGGATTTACAGGCAGCGTTCAGTATTCTGTTTCGGGCCTTCCCGCAGGAGTGACTGGTACGTTTTCACCCGTAACGTCGACGAGCGGGACGAGTCTTGCTTTAGCTGTGGCCAGTACGGTTCAGCCGGGTCAGTACAGCTATACCGTCACCGGAAAATCTGGTTCGTTGGTTGTGTCCGTGCCCGCGTCCATCTTGGTTGTCAGCCCCACCTTCACGTTGAACGTTTACGGCGGGGCCAGTATCGGTCAAGGCACATCCAGCACAGTCGAGGTTTACATCAACCAACAGAATGGATTTACGGGAGCTGTTCAACTCACGGTATCCGGTCTACCTAGCGGCGTGACTGCAGCCATATCTCCGAATCCAGCGACGGGCGTAAGTGTCCTCACCCTGACGGCATCAAGCGCCGCGAGTCTTGGGCAGTACACCGTGACGCTCCTAGGTGTATCCGGCACACAAACCGCTTCGACGACATTCACTGTCGGTGTCTACGTACCGACATTCACGCTGTCAAATACACAGTATTCCTTGAATATCGCGCAAGGAACATCGGCCGGGAGCTATATCACGATCAACAATCTGTATGGGTTTACAGGCCAGGTGCAGTTGAGCGTGTCGGGGCTACCTGCCGGCGTGACAGCCGCCTTTTCTGCGAATCCGACGACGAGCCAAAGTCTTCTGACGCTTACCGCATCGAGCACAGCAGCTCTGGCCCAGAGCACTCTGACGATCACAGGAACGTCCGGGACACAGACTGCAACAACGACGTTGCAATTGGGTATCTATGCGCCCACCTTCAGCATCACTGGGGGCACACCGGTAAGTCTCAACCAAGGCAGCTCTACGACCGACTATCTGTATATCAATGCTCCGTATGGCCTCACTGCCCCGGTACAGCTCGCCCTCACGGGGTTACCAAGCGGGGTGACGGCATCGATCTCCCCTAACCCAACGACATACTCCAGCGCCGTGACACTCAGTGCTGCGAGCAACGTAGTTCCCGGACTGTACTCGATCACGGTCAGCGGGACTTCGGGTGCCCAGAGCGCAACCAGCAGCTTCACCCTGTACGTACCGACGGTGGCAACGACCACAACCGCGACCATCAATACGGCCTCGTTCCCGGCATCGTCTCCTGGAAGTGTCTCTGTCCATGTGAGCTGCAACTCAGCCTGCGGAAAAGTGCTTTATCAGGAAGATGGTGTGAACTGGGCGACGGTCACACTGGATGCGAACGGCAACTACAGTTCCCATGGCAGCTTGCCGAACGCAACGCCAGGGCAGCATACGATGACCGTTACCTACCTCGGGAACGCTCAGTATGCGGCCTCTACCTCCAACACGGTCAGCTTCACCATCCTGCCTCCGGCAACGACCACGACCGCGACGATCAATACGGCCTCGTTTCCGGCATCTGCCCCTGGGAGCGTCTCTGTTCATGTGAGTTGCAACTCGGCCTGCGGAAAAGTGCTTTATCAGGAAGATGGTGCGAACTGGGCAACTGTGTCACTTGATGCGAACGGCAACTACAGCTCACATGGAACCATGCCCAACACAACGCTGGGACCGCACACAATGATCGTTACCTACCTGGGTAGCGCACAGTATGCGGCCTCCACCTCCAACACGGTCAACTTCACCATCGTGCAGTAA
- a CDS encoding CDP-alcohol phosphatidyltransferase family protein has protein sequence MQIKQWIPWTMVLGRAALGPIVVLGERCGWSGSALAAIVLTALLSDIFDGVLARRWKTDTAALRLSDTLADTAFYLCVAVAIGFGMPVVWHQCRSGVLLVLGCEALHFAFDFAKFGRPASYHSYVAKTWGLVLAVAVVVTFATQHVSIWMSAAVVLGVLSNAETLAMSLILPAWRRDVKTLVVAWRMRTDLLREQVEMKRAAGALVGLAVMLSLGTLGSTEMKAQSLQHVTYVGGTALQGNRIDGKLSIGTNDALEFAGTSRLVISYDHVITYESSSRKVVHVGLLTEGIWKLVAPWPEAKQISLSYRDADDHTQVVVLEMSRADEALLVEVLKARVPRGTSRQPVQPLRPLVSLKEKGPEQ, from the coding sequence ATGCAGATCAAACAGTGGATTCCGTGGACGATGGTCCTGGGTCGTGCCGCACTAGGACCGATTGTGGTGCTTGGCGAGCGATGCGGGTGGAGTGGGAGTGCGCTGGCGGCGATCGTGCTGACTGCGTTGCTATCGGACATCTTCGACGGCGTGCTGGCGCGGCGATGGAAGACAGACACAGCGGCGCTTCGGCTCTCCGATACGCTGGCGGATACCGCGTTTTACCTGTGCGTGGCCGTCGCGATAGGCTTCGGGATGCCTGTTGTGTGGCACCAATGCCGAAGCGGCGTGTTGCTGGTGCTCGGCTGCGAGGCCCTGCACTTTGCTTTCGACTTCGCAAAGTTTGGAAGGCCAGCGAGCTATCACTCCTACGTGGCGAAGACCTGGGGCCTGGTGCTGGCTGTGGCGGTCGTCGTCACCTTTGCGACGCAGCACGTTTCGATCTGGATGAGCGCGGCGGTTGTCCTGGGCGTGCTGAGCAATGCGGAGACGCTGGCGATGAGTCTCATATTGCCCGCGTGGCGGCGCGATGTGAAGACGCTGGTGGTGGCGTGGCGGATGAGGACGGACCTGTTGCGGGAGCAAGTGGAGATGAAGCGGGCGGCGGGTGCGCTGGTTGGTCTGGCGGTGATGCTGAGTCTGGGGACGCTTGGCAGCACGGAGATGAAGGCGCAGTCCTTGCAGCATGTCACGTATGTGGGCGGGACGGCGTTGCAGGGCAATCGCATCGACGGTAAGCTATCGATCGGAACGAACGACGCGCTGGAGTTTGCGGGGACCTCCAGACTGGTGATTTCCTATGACCATGTGATCACCTATGAGTCGAGCAGCCGCAAGGTGGTGCATGTGGGTCTGCTGACGGAGGGCATCTGGAAGCTGGTAGCGCCGTGGCCGGAGGCGAAGCAGATCTCCCTGAGCTATCGCGACGCGGACGATCACACGCAGGTCGTGGTGCTTGAGATGTCACGCGCCGACGAGGCGCTGCTGGTCGAGGTCTTGAAGGCGCGGGTCCCACGGGGGACGTCTCGGCAGCCAGTGCAGCCATTGCGGCCACTCGTGAGCCTGAAAGAGAAGGGCCCGGAGCAATGA
- a CDS encoding MOSC domain-containing protein produces MSILGQIVSIVRYPVKSMSGELLARAYLAPYGLDRDRLYAFESSSAPAGMLRLTARERRQMLQYHPHVRTDGGVEVLTPDGKRYPIDSAPLLHHLQANIADAGSLSLMQSLTPQTDVRPLSLLSLPTVEALSKEFGMTLGERRFRANMLVNLVGGAFAEDALVGRQVRIGKEAKLLIRERIPRCRFITYDPDAPPNAEPLFSLMKLLDRRYEGRVGVYASVTTPGWIEAGDDIWEEG; encoded by the coding sequence ATGTCTATACTCGGTCAGATTGTGTCCATCGTTCGTTACCCCGTAAAGAGCATGTCGGGTGAACTTCTCGCGAGAGCGTATCTAGCCCCTTATGGCCTTGATCGCGATCGACTCTATGCGTTCGAGAGCTCGAGCGCTCCTGCGGGCATGCTTCGTCTCACCGCTCGTGAGCGACGCCAGATGCTGCAATATCACCCACATGTACGCACCGATGGAGGAGTTGAAGTCCTGACCCCAGATGGGAAGCGATATCCAATCGATTCTGCACCATTGCTTCACCACCTGCAGGCGAATATTGCCGACGCAGGCAGCCTCTCCCTAATGCAGAGCCTGACGCCGCAGACCGATGTGCGTCCCCTATCTTTGTTGTCGCTGCCAACAGTTGAGGCGCTCTCGAAGGAGTTTGGCATGACCTTGGGGGAGCGCCGCTTTCGAGCCAATATGCTGGTCAATCTTGTGGGCGGGGCGTTCGCCGAGGACGCACTCGTGGGGCGACAGGTCCGGATCGGAAAAGAGGCGAAGCTCCTGATTCGCGAACGTATACCGCGCTGTAGATTCATCACCTACGATCCGGACGCACCCCCTAATGCGGAACCCTTATTTTCCTTGATGAAGCTTCTGGACAGGCGATACGAAGGACGCGTGGGTGTCTACGCATCCGTAACGACACCTGGGTGGATTGAGGCGGGAGATGACATATGGGAGGAAGGATAG